A portion of the Hymenobacter gelipurpurascens genome contains these proteins:
- a CDS encoding RNA polymerase sigma factor: MSALSASLGMEGGLRSLLPGKSAAPAAQAQSYSSSLSAPVRTLTPPSQLSDIELIDGCLAGSRLMQKYLYERFAGRMMAVCMRYAQTTFEAEDVLQDGFLTVFKNLSSFRRECPLEFWIRRIMVNAALRQHRRNAPLVAVSDGGEYPEDLAGEEFTLSNYNFEELLAMIQDLAPRYRMVFNLFAVEGYGHKEIGEMLGISEGTSKSQYSRARAILKSKLERLDAHRTHGSFRS, from the coding sequence ATGAGCGCGCTATCGGCGTCGTTGGGGATGGAGGGCGGATTGCGCAGCCTGTTGCCAGGCAAAAGCGCAGCTCCGGCGGCCCAGGCCCAATCTTACTCGTCGTCGTTATCCGCTCCTGTGCGTACTCTTACCCCGCCTTCCCAGCTCTCCGACATCGAGCTGATTGACGGTTGCCTGGCTGGTAGCCGCTTGATGCAGAAATACCTCTACGAACGGTTTGCAGGCCGCATGATGGCCGTGTGCATGCGCTATGCGCAGACCACCTTCGAGGCCGAAGACGTGCTACAGGATGGGTTTCTGACGGTGTTCAAGAACCTGAGCAGCTTCCGGCGGGAGTGCCCCCTGGAATTCTGGATTCGCCGTATCATGGTAAACGCGGCCCTGCGCCAGCACCGCCGCAATGCCCCGTTGGTGGCCGTCAGCGACGGAGGCGAATACCCCGAGGACCTAGCCGGCGAAGAATTCACGCTTTCCAACTACAATTTCGAAGAACTACTGGCCATGATTCAGGATTTGGCGCCGCGCTACCGCATGGTGTTCAACCTGTTCGCCGTAGAAGGCTACGGGCACAAGGAAATCGGCGAGATGCTGGGTATTTCCGAAGGCACCAGTAAGTCGCAGTACTCCCGCGCGCGGGCAATTTTGAAAAGCAAACTGGAGCGTCTTGACGCTCATCGTACTCATGGCAGCTTCCGCTCCTAA
- a CDS encoding DUF421 domain-containing protein encodes MHFLNELLGLHASSHNISALQMCMRAIIVFLWALLLLRLAGNRSFGSGSALDMVLKVIFGAVLSRAIVAASPFGATLLAGAVLIALYRLLAYATFLWDGLGQLVKGDALPLIENGTVLHANLQRASISEKDLHEGLRNNGNLDDTEQVQQAYLERNGSISVQPKKSA; translated from the coding sequence ATGCATTTTCTGAACGAGTTGCTAGGCCTGCACGCCAGCTCCCACAACATCAGCGCGCTGCAGATGTGCATGCGTGCTATTATCGTGTTCTTGTGGGCGCTGCTGCTTCTGCGGCTGGCCGGAAACCGTTCATTTGGCAGCGGAAGCGCCCTGGATATGGTTCTGAAAGTGATATTCGGAGCGGTTCTGAGCCGTGCCATTGTAGCGGCTTCCCCTTTTGGCGCTACGCTGCTAGCCGGCGCCGTTCTGATAGCACTTTACCGGCTACTGGCCTACGCTACGTTTTTATGGGATGGACTCGGCCAACTTGTGAAGGGCGATGCACTGCCTTTGATAGAAAACGGCACCGTTTTGCACGCCAATCTGCAGCGGGCCAGCATCTCAGAAAAAGACCTACACGAAGGCCTGCGCAACAATGGCAACCTCGACGATACCGAGCAGGTGCAACAGGCCTATTTGGAGCGTAACGGCAGTATCAGTGTACAACCCAAAAAATCAGCCTGA
- the wrbA gene encoding NAD(P)H:quinone oxidoreductase translates to MKTLVLFYSTYGHIWKMAEAVAEGARQVGGNEVVIKRVPETLPQAILDQIGATEAQKAFAHVPVATIEELTDYDAIILGVPTRYGNMCGQIQSFWDGTGGLWAKGALIGKVGGVFASTATQHGGQETTIRAAHTLMLHHGFVIVGLPYAWQGQMNIAEITGGSPYGASTITGGQGERMPSENELEGARFQGRHTAEIASKLAR, encoded by the coding sequence ATGAAGACTCTCGTTCTGTTTTACTCCACCTATGGTCACATCTGGAAAATGGCGGAGGCCGTAGCTGAAGGCGCCCGCCAGGTAGGCGGTAACGAGGTAGTGATAAAGCGCGTGCCGGAAACCCTCCCGCAAGCCATCCTCGACCAGATTGGGGCTACCGAGGCGCAGAAAGCCTTCGCGCATGTGCCGGTGGCTACTATTGAGGAGCTAACGGATTATGATGCCATTATTCTGGGCGTGCCTACCCGCTACGGCAACATGTGCGGCCAGATTCAGTCGTTCTGGGATGGCACGGGTGGCCTATGGGCCAAAGGCGCACTTATTGGAAAAGTGGGCGGCGTATTCGCCAGCACGGCCACCCAACACGGCGGCCAGGAAACCACCATTCGGGCAGCCCATACGCTCATGTTGCACCACGGTTTCGTCATCGTAGGCCTGCCCTACGCTTGGCAGGGCCAAATGAATATTGCTGAAATTACGGGCGGCTCACCGTACGGCGCTTCCACCATCACGGGTGGCCAGGGCGAGCGGATGCCCAGCGAGAACGAGCTGGAAGGTGCTCGTTTCCAAGGCCGCCACACCGCCGAAATTGCCAGCAAGCTGGCGCGGTAA
- a CDS encoding PorT family protein encodes MTLIVLMAASAPNNMPHDPRPTGDLEHLFRQTFAEAEIQPRTSLWEQLDHELVVQQNDTYRKRLVVHRWVAAACLLLALGFGGWAALRQLGKGPSAELAVATGSAGSRSTDFGATTQAETSAATRRGTSSSALGGLGQSAAATEESAGMLAAALGQSGASASAEATAPGSRYSHYSSADGYTAAGAGNEVAYEGGRLGGSYTSAAAANGYSGSQHGINYGFASQGQYGAGTSSTDILSLAYLQARLRNSLGLGLPDTLKPSLLARPNSAAAQLASVAAPTPEQPQTTPKLWHRLKLGGTYAASSYNPNINFSQADGRQNADAVTMALNRYYREDAETEYRSNLRPGLGQRLALTVDYALNKSLRLGSGIEVAEQRSTSATSYGFLDGQQPATSSSNLFRAAPSNYAAAPQVARATSFRYRSVGVPVTLHYGSTKAGASLYAKVGAAVNLLMSTHSELEGSPEATRTYTRSSSDLPYRKVMASLRGGAGVRYQPATATWSMAIGPVAEAGLTTLNANPNQATLHQSRPYSFGIEASVEFGATRPVVALH; translated from the coding sequence TTGACGCTCATCGTACTCATGGCAGCTTCCGCTCCTAACAATATGCCCCACGACCCGCGCCCCACCGGCGACCTGGAACACCTGTTCCGGCAAACCTTTGCGGAGGCCGAGATACAGCCGCGCACCAGCCTCTGGGAGCAGCTCGACCACGAATTGGTAGTACAGCAGAATGATACCTACCGCAAACGGCTGGTGGTGCACCGCTGGGTAGCCGCGGCTTGCCTGCTGCTGGCCCTGGGTTTCGGTGGCTGGGCCGCGCTACGGCAGCTCGGCAAAGGACCCTCTGCTGAGTTGGCTGTTGCTACCGGCAGCGCTGGTTCGCGTTCAACTGATTTTGGCGCTACTACGCAGGCTGAAACTTCAGCAGCAACTCGTCGTGGCACGTCCTCATCTGCTTTGGGTGGCCTAGGCCAGTCGGCAGCAGCTACGGAGGAAAGTGCTGGCATGCTGGCCGCAGCGCTAGGCCAGTCGGGTGCCTCTGCTTCGGCTGAAGCAACTGCTCCTGGCTCCCGATACTCGCACTACTCCTCTGCTGATGGCTACACGGCGGCTGGCGCTGGCAATGAAGTGGCCTACGAAGGCGGGCGCTTAGGTGGCAGCTATACGTCGGCAGCGGCAGCAAATGGCTACAGCGGCAGCCAGCACGGGATTAATTATGGTTTTGCTTCCCAAGGACAATATGGCGCTGGCACTTCTTCCACTGATATTTTAAGTCTGGCTTATCTGCAGGCACGGCTGCGCAATTCGCTTGGCTTGGGCCTACCCGATACGCTAAAGCCCTCTTTGCTGGCCCGGCCGAATTCTGCCGCAGCACAGCTGGCCTCCGTAGCAGCTCCCACCCCAGAGCAGCCTCAAACTACCCCCAAGCTCTGGCACCGCCTGAAGTTGGGAGGTACTTACGCGGCTTCTTCTTACAATCCCAATATCAACTTCTCGCAGGCTGATGGCCGGCAGAACGCCGATGCTGTGACGATGGCTCTCAACCGCTACTACCGCGAAGATGCCGAAACCGAGTACCGTAGCAACCTGCGGCCGGGCCTGGGCCAGCGCCTCGCCCTCACGGTGGACTATGCCCTCAACAAAAGCCTGCGCCTGGGTAGCGGGATAGAAGTAGCCGAGCAGCGCTCCACTTCCGCCACGTCCTACGGATTCCTGGATGGCCAGCAGCCCGCCACCAGCAGCAGCAATTTGTTCCGGGCAGCCCCCAGCAACTATGCTGCCGCCCCGCAGGTGGCCCGCGCCACCTCCTTCCGCTACCGGAGCGTGGGCGTGCCCGTAACGCTGCATTATGGTTCTACCAAGGCTGGCGCCTCGCTCTACGCCAAAGTAGGTGCCGCCGTCAACCTGTTGATGAGCACCCACTCGGAGCTGGAAGGCTCGCCGGAAGCCACCCGCACCTACACCCGCTCATCTTCCGATTTGCCTTACCGCAAGGTGATGGCCTCCCTGCGGGGTGGAGCTGGCGTACGGTACCAGCCCGCCACTGCCACCTGGAGCATGGCCATCGGCCCTGTAGCCGAAGCGGGCCTGACTACGCTCAACGCCAACCCAAACCAGGCCACGCTGCACCAGAGCCGGCCCTACAGCTTCGGTATTGAGGCCAGCGTAGAGTTTGGCGCCACACGGCCGGTGGTAGCGCTGCATTAA
- the uvrB gene encoding excinuclease ABC subunit UvrB, with the protein MNYQLTSEFKPTGDQPKAIAQLVEGVNNGEPAQVLLGATGTGKTFTMANVIAETGKPALVLCHNKTLAAQLYGEFKQFFPNNAVEYYISYYDYYQPEAYIASTDVFIEKDLAINQEIEKLRLHCTSTLLSGRRDVIVVASVSCIYGIGNPEEFSKNVIYLAPGLRYSRNNLLYSFVQILYSRTEMEFTRGSFRVKGDTVDIFPAYADHAYRIFFYGDEIEAIHKIDPQSGKKLADEKSVTLYPANLFVTGKDTLNQAIKEIQFDLVQQHAYFEKEGRDSEAKRIMERTEFDLEMIRELGYCSGIENYSRYFDGREPGSRPFCLLDYFPNDYLLVVDESHATMPQIRAMWGGDRSRKAALIEYGFRLPSAFDNRPLTFNEFESMYRQAVFVSATPADYELTQANGVVVEQIIRPTGLLDPEIDIRPSGNQIDDLLDEVDNRVKMGDRVLVTTLTKRMAEELQKYMERLGIKSSYVHSDVKTLDRVEILRQLRLGEIDVLIGVNLLREGLDLPEVSLVAILDADKEGFLRDQRSLIQTMGRAARNDRGKVIMYADRMTGSMQRAIDETNRRRATQLAYNEEHGITPRTVRKSHAEIMGQTSLSDYRVVEAQGYAGPDGDVALAIAAEPVVSMMNKVDLEKLIKQTEKQMEAAAKDLDFLTAAKLRDELAALKQVLKTKRD; encoded by the coding sequence ATGAACTATCAACTTACTTCAGAGTTCAAACCCACCGGCGACCAGCCCAAAGCCATTGCGCAGCTCGTAGAAGGCGTCAACAATGGCGAGCCGGCGCAGGTGCTGCTGGGTGCTACCGGCACGGGCAAGACCTTTACCATGGCCAACGTAATTGCCGAAACCGGCAAGCCGGCCCTGGTACTTTGCCACAACAAAACCCTGGCGGCCCAGCTCTACGGCGAATTCAAGCAGTTTTTCCCGAACAACGCCGTCGAGTACTACATCAGCTACTACGACTACTACCAGCCAGAGGCCTACATAGCTAGTACCGATGTGTTCATCGAGAAGGACTTGGCTATTAATCAGGAGATTGAGAAACTGCGGCTGCACTGCACTTCCACGCTGCTCAGCGGCCGCCGCGATGTGATTGTGGTGGCGTCGGTGTCGTGCATTTATGGCATCGGCAACCCCGAGGAGTTCAGTAAAAACGTGATTTATCTGGCCCCTGGCCTGCGGTATTCGCGCAACAACCTGCTCTATTCTTTCGTGCAGATATTGTACTCGCGCACCGAAATGGAGTTTACGCGCGGCTCGTTCCGGGTGAAGGGCGACACCGTGGACATCTTCCCGGCCTACGCCGACCATGCCTACCGCATTTTCTTCTACGGCGACGAAATCGAGGCTATTCATAAAATTGATCCGCAAAGCGGCAAGAAGCTCGCCGACGAAAAATCGGTGACGCTGTACCCGGCCAACCTGTTCGTGACCGGCAAAGACACCTTAAACCAGGCCATCAAGGAAATTCAGTTCGATCTGGTGCAGCAGCACGCCTACTTCGAGAAAGAAGGCCGTGACTCTGAAGCCAAGCGCATCATGGAGCGCACGGAGTTTGACTTAGAGATGATCCGGGAACTGGGCTACTGCTCCGGCATTGAGAACTACTCGCGCTACTTCGATGGTCGGGAACCCGGTTCGCGTCCGTTCTGTCTGCTCGATTATTTTCCGAATGATTACCTGTTGGTAGTCGATGAGAGCCACGCTACCATGCCCCAGATTCGGGCCATGTGGGGCGGCGACCGGAGCCGCAAGGCCGCGCTCATTGAGTACGGTTTCCGTTTGCCCTCGGCCTTCGATAACCGCCCGCTTACGTTCAACGAGTTCGAGAGCATGTACCGGCAGGCCGTGTTCGTGAGTGCCACGCCCGCTGACTATGAGCTGACCCAGGCCAACGGTGTGGTAGTAGAGCAAATTATACGCCCGACTGGCCTACTGGACCCCGAAATCGACATTCGTCCCAGCGGCAACCAGATCGACGACTTGCTGGACGAAGTAGACAACCGCGTGAAAATGGGCGACCGGGTGCTGGTAACGACGCTCACCAAGCGCATGGCCGAGGAGCTGCAGAAATACATGGAGCGCCTGGGCATCAAATCGAGCTACGTGCACTCCGATGTGAAGACGCTGGACCGCGTGGAAATCCTGCGCCAGTTGCGCCTCGGCGAAATTGACGTCCTGATCGGCGTAAACCTGCTCCGCGAAGGCCTTGACCTGCCGGAAGTAAGCCTCGTGGCTATTCTCGACGCCGACAAGGAAGGCTTCCTGCGCGACCAGCGCAGCCTCATCCAGACGATGGGCCGCGCCGCGCGTAACGACCGGGGCAAGGTGATTATGTATGCCGACCGCATGACGGGCTCGATGCAGCGCGCCATTGATGAAACCAACCGTCGCCGCGCCACCCAACTGGCCTACAATGAGGAGCACGGCATCACGCCGCGTACGGTGCGGAAGAGCCATGCCGAAATCATGGGTCAGACCTCGCTATCCGATTACCGCGTGGTAGAAGCACAAGGCTACGCTGGTCCCGATGGGGATGTGGCCCTAGCCATTGCTGCCGAACCGGTGGTGTCCATGATGAACAAGGTGGATCTGGAGAAGCTCATCAAGCAGACCGAAAAGCAGATGGAAGCCGCCGCCAAAGACCTCGACTTCCTGACCGCCGCCAAGCTCCGCGACGAGCTGGCCGCGCTCAAGCAAGTGCTCAAAACCAAGCGCGACTAG
- a CDS encoding DUF6970 domain-containing protein yields MNRIFTLLAVLLLPFLAACSGVLNDNDAKVCPSDFSTVLIEQLKQQPKQTPAAEVTQYTYQGRTVYLVTGGCCDNYNYLFDTCGNVLCAASGGQSGNGDGRCADFSKNASNPVLLWHDPR; encoded by the coding sequence ATGAATAGAATTTTTACCCTATTGGCAGTCTTGCTGCTACCTTTTCTGGCGGCTTGCAGCGGTGTCCTCAACGACAACGACGCCAAAGTATGCCCCAGCGACTTCTCCACAGTTCTCATTGAGCAGCTCAAGCAGCAGCCCAAGCAAACGCCTGCCGCCGAGGTAACGCAGTATACGTACCAGGGCCGCACCGTGTACCTCGTGACGGGTGGCTGCTGCGACAACTACAACTACCTATTTGATACGTGCGGCAACGTACTGTGCGCCGCCAGTGGTGGCCAGTCGGGCAATGGCGACGGCCGTTGCGCCGACTTCTCCAAGAACGCCTCCAACCCCGTGCTGCTCTGGCACGACCCGCGGTGA
- a CDS encoding DUF6056 family protein, whose translation MPQNSRFLFTRPVYVGVLLLALLPFLGLMCYAHPAIDDFDNAATAAKMGRGGALWYWYTHWSGRYVTIGLSTWLNPLSYAPSAGAAPAGLLVLRGMLLLSGAVLIASVQQFFQALLLVLPKPEGAAFPPSRLAWALALAVLALGLNALPEPFTLLYWYSGVLNYLLPLIFVLGFCAGALRTLHLPPGEPTRRKWTLVAGLCLVGAMGGGELSLLACGLLLVGLGVWVYISDRPSQLAARRVWWIWMVAGLVAAGLFLGAPGNWNRLGFVLVDSGADFGTWPHRLALLAPRTALATARLAARPPVAGALVILVGSIWLTTAGAPIPRPKRWELAGVLGVFVLLNSLGVAFLKITFMRDLWVEALPGRVVNYLVLQLLISTAALMLWARPWLPPLPPKLRAAVVLPALALLLLLTGQTRRAWQELLLVAPGYNQQMHSRYQILDDARRRHAPQAILAPLQLPDATGVLVPIPSARQRADVNLELSTDYTQKNNQLLAHYYGVPCVYLSAPPVAPQP comes from the coding sequence ATGCCCCAGAACTCCCGTTTTCTCTTCACTCGCCCGGTTTACGTTGGAGTCCTGTTGCTGGCTCTTCTACCCTTTTTGGGGCTGATGTGCTATGCGCATCCGGCTATTGATGATTTTGACAATGCAGCTACGGCAGCGAAGATGGGACGTGGGGGCGCCCTATGGTACTGGTACACGCATTGGTCGGGGCGCTACGTAACCATTGGGCTCTCTACGTGGCTGAATCCGCTTTCCTACGCGCCCTCTGCAGGGGCAGCACCAGCGGGGCTGCTAGTGCTGCGTGGCATGTTGCTGCTGTCGGGGGCCGTACTGATTGCCTCCGTGCAGCAGTTCTTTCAGGCGCTACTGTTAGTGCTACCTAAACCTGAGGGCGCAGCATTCCCACCAAGCCGCCTCGCCTGGGCGCTTGCACTGGCCGTGCTGGCCTTGGGCCTGAATGCATTACCAGAGCCCTTTACGCTACTCTATTGGTACAGCGGCGTCCTGAATTATCTGCTGCCGCTCATCTTCGTATTAGGCTTTTGTGCGGGGGCTTTGCGTACGTTGCACTTGCCTCCCGGTGAGCCTACCCGTAGGAAGTGGACACTGGTTGCTGGCCTCTGCTTGGTGGGCGCAATGGGTGGCGGCGAGCTGTCGTTGCTGGCTTGCGGGTTGCTGCTGGTAGGACTGGGGGTCTGGGTATATATCTCCGATAGGCCTAGCCAGCTGGCCGCCCGCAGGGTATGGTGGATTTGGATGGTAGCAGGCCTAGTAGCGGCCGGGCTCTTTTTGGGTGCCCCTGGCAACTGGAACCGCCTCGGTTTTGTGCTGGTTGATTCCGGCGCAGATTTTGGGACGTGGCCGCATCGGCTGGCACTGCTGGCTCCGCGCACGGCCCTGGCCACCGCGCGCCTGGCGGCTAGGCCACCCGTAGCGGGTGCGTTGGTGATACTGGTAGGCTCTATCTGGCTCACGACTGCCGGAGCGCCCATACCACGGCCAAAGCGGTGGGAACTGGCCGGGGTCCTCGGGGTCTTTGTGCTGCTTAACTCACTGGGGGTGGCTTTCCTAAAAATCACCTTTATGCGCGACCTATGGGTGGAAGCGCTGCCAGGCCGGGTAGTAAACTATCTGGTGCTGCAACTCCTGATTTCGACTGCCGCACTGATGCTGTGGGCCCGCCCGTGGTTACCGCCACTGCCGCCCAAGTTGCGCGCCGCCGTGGTATTACCGGCCTTGGCATTGCTGCTTCTGCTCACGGGCCAGACGCGCCGGGCCTGGCAGGAGCTGCTGCTCGTAGCGCCAGGCTACAACCAGCAGATGCACAGCCGCTACCAAATACTGGATGATGCACGCCGCCGCCACGCCCCGCAAGCCATATTGGCGCCTCTGCAGCTGCCCGACGCCACTGGCGTACTGGTTCCGATACCGTCGGCGCGCCAGCGTGCCGATGTGAACCTGGAGCTTTCCACCGACTACACGCAGAAAAACAACCAGTTACTGGCGCACTACTATGGCGTTCCGTGCGTCTACCTTTCGGCGCCGCCAGTGGCACCGCAACCGTAG